One Pseudoalteromonas undina genomic region harbors:
- the tssB gene encoding type VI secretion system contractile sheath small subunit — translation MSIHDKLKRVRKPRVHITYDVETEGAAVKKELPFVVGVMGDFSGDNTEALKPLKDRRFIQIDRDNFNDVLKRMSPSLRLKVDNTLTDDGSQFEVNLNFKSIDDFEPAAVVNQVEPLRKLMETRNKLRDLMTKIDRSEELENVLEEVLSNTASLDSMAKELNLEETDK, via the coding sequence ATGAGTATCCATGATAAGTTAAAACGAGTTCGTAAACCAAGAGTACATATCACTTATGATGTGGAAACTGAGGGCGCGGCAGTAAAAAAAGAATTACCCTTTGTAGTAGGTGTAATGGGTGATTTTTCTGGTGATAACACAGAAGCACTTAAACCACTAAAAGATAGACGTTTTATTCAAATTGATCGTGATAACTTTAATGATGTTTTAAAACGTATGAGCCCTTCTCTGCGTTTAAAAGTAGACAATACATTAACGGATGATGGTTCTCAGTTTGAAGTTAACTTGAACTTTAAGTCGATTGACGATTTCGAGCCTGCTGCGGTTGTAAACCAAGTAGAACCTTTACGCAAATTGATGGAAACGCGCAACAAGCTGCGTGACTTGATGACCAAAATTGACCGTTCAGAAGAGCTTGAGAATGTGCTAGAAGAAGTATTAAGCAATACAGCAAGCTTAGACTCGATGGCTAAAGAACTTAACTTAGAGGAGACTGATAAATGA
- the tssC gene encoding type VI secretion system contractile sheath large subunit → MSTEQLATESESVSEVSSSLLEQAIGATKQTESSRAEELLKTLTEEALKGTVQWNKNMTVTFNEAIQLIDQKISKQLSVVMHSDEFQKLEGSWRGLHHLVMNSETSSTLKIRVLNMKKKELHKDLSKAVEFDQSQTFKKIYESEFGTPGGEPYGTIVGDFEFTNHPEDVETLSLMSNVAAAGFCPFIAASSPSLFGFDNWEELTKPRDLEKVFESLEYTKWRSFRDSDDSRFVSLTMPRFLSRLPYGAASKPVEEFNYEEFEVEPKDGRSVSTDNGDYCWSNAAYAMATNMTAAFSQYGFCTAIRGAEGGGKVEGLPTHIFTSDDGDPDLKCPTEIGITDRREAELSQLGFLPLCHYKNTDYAVFFGGQSCQKPKIYSTPDATANAAISARLPYLMATSRFAHYLKVMARDKIGSFMEAEDVESWLNRWILSYVNATEGGGQDIRARYPLADAKVSVKEIPGQPGAYNAVAWLKPWLQMEELTSSLRLVAKIPEIG, encoded by the coding sequence ATGAGCACTGAACAATTAGCAACAGAATCAGAATCGGTATCAGAGGTAAGTTCTTCACTATTAGAGCAAGCAATTGGCGCGACTAAACAAACAGAGTCGAGCCGTGCTGAAGAATTACTAAAAACATTAACAGAAGAAGCGTTAAAAGGCACAGTTCAATGGAATAAAAACATGACTGTGACGTTTAATGAAGCTATTCAGTTAATCGATCAAAAAATCTCAAAACAGCTAAGTGTGGTGATGCACTCGGATGAGTTTCAAAAGCTTGAAGGCTCATGGCGCGGTTTGCATCACTTAGTGATGAACTCTGAAACAAGTTCTACATTAAAAATTCGTGTTTTAAACATGAAGAAAAAAGAGTTACATAAAGACTTAAGTAAAGCCGTTGAGTTTGATCAAAGCCAAACCTTCAAGAAAATTTACGAGTCTGAATTTGGTACTCCAGGTGGTGAACCATATGGCACTATCGTAGGTGACTTTGAATTTACTAATCACCCTGAAGATGTTGAAACATTGAGCTTAATGTCTAATGTGGCTGCAGCTGGATTCTGTCCATTTATTGCTGCCTCTTCACCGTCTTTATTCGGTTTTGATAATTGGGAAGAGCTTACTAAACCACGTGATTTAGAAAAAGTATTTGAATCATTAGAATATACTAAATGGCGCTCATTTAGAGACAGCGATGATTCACGCTTTGTATCACTTACTATGCCGCGTTTCCTTTCGCGTTTACCTTATGGTGCTGCTTCTAAACCTGTTGAAGAGTTCAACTACGAAGAGTTTGAAGTTGAGCCAAAAGACGGTCGTTCAGTGAGCACTGATAACGGTGATTACTGTTGGAGTAATGCAGCATACGCTATGGCAACTAACATGACCGCTGCGTTTTCTCAATACGGTTTCTGCACTGCTATTCGTGGTGCAGAGGGTGGCGGTAAAGTGGAAGGCTTACCGACTCACATATTCACTAGTGATGATGGTGATCCAGATCTTAAGTGTCCAACAGAAATTGGCATTACAGATCGTCGTGAGGCAGAGTTAAGTCAGTTAGGCTTCTTACCTCTATGTCACTATAAAAATACTGATTATGCTGTTTTCTTTGGCGGTCAAAGCTGTCAAAAACCAAAAATTTACTCAACGCCTGATGCCACGGCTAACGCTGCTATTTCAGCTCGTTTACCATACTTAATGGCAACTTCTCGCTTTGCGCATTACTTAAAAGTAATGGCACGTGACAAGATTGGTAGCTTTATGGAAGCTGAAGACGTTGAATCATGGTTAAACCGTTGGATCCTGTCATATGTAAATGCGACAGAGGGCGGTGGTCAAGACATCAGAGCACGTTACCCTCTTGCAGATGCAAAAGTATCTGTAAAAGAGATCCCAGGTCAACCTGGTGCCTACAACGCTGTTGCTTGGTTGAAACCTTGGTTACAAATGGAAGAACTAACGTCTTCTTTACGTCTTGTAGCTAAAATCCCAGAGATCGGTTAA
- the tssC gene encoding type VI secretion system contractile sheath large subunit — MNHEEFSFINQDFTFQQKSQSRISDNDALLDRFLNEKNLDKALLLWLEGSSDSPLSWNKESLSPYLQRVIIELDQLISSQLNHIIHANSFQRLEASWRNLWWLLLQTEQQDKEKKVKVKLLNCDWSTLSKDVNKAIDFDQSMFFQLLYQNEFDSAGGEPFGIVIGDYEISNGCSAGTIYNDIDTIKEVSRTAAAAFSPFICSASANLFGADSFSDLGYYSDLFNQFEQPEYIKWQSFRKMEEARFMGFTLPHVLVRPPYVNDGKRHQDFYFKEQIKNPETDMLWGSAAYQFVSTIIRAYCDSGWFGHIRGIEPGKVSKGLVTGLARDSFANDTYQKEAKPPLDLLVTSKFEKQFSELGFIPASSVTNTEHIVFYSNASVQKTKNYDSSAANINARLSSMLQYILCVSRFAHYLKLLARDRVGSYSTAQACERDLQAWINNYTTASDSASEHIRSKYPLSNAKIKVSENKANPGHYFSVLQLQPHFQLDQMVSSIKLITELSPHHKIKE, encoded by the coding sequence ATGAATCACGAAGAGTTTTCATTTATAAATCAAGACTTCACTTTTCAACAAAAGTCACAGTCTCGAATTAGCGATAATGACGCTTTGCTCGATAGGTTTTTAAATGAAAAAAACCTAGATAAAGCGTTATTGTTATGGCTTGAAGGCTCTTCTGATTCTCCCCTTTCTTGGAATAAGGAGTCTTTGAGTCCTTATTTACAACGTGTAATTATTGAACTCGATCAACTTATTTCATCGCAACTCAACCACATAATTCATGCTAATAGCTTTCAACGTTTAGAAGCTAGCTGGCGTAATCTATGGTGGTTATTATTACAAACAGAGCAACAAGACAAAGAAAAAAAAGTAAAAGTTAAATTGCTCAATTGTGATTGGTCAACGCTCTCAAAAGACGTGAACAAAGCGATTGATTTTGATCAAAGTATGTTTTTTCAGTTACTTTATCAAAACGAGTTTGACAGTGCCGGAGGCGAGCCTTTTGGTATTGTAATTGGTGATTACGAAATTAGTAATGGTTGCTCAGCAGGCACTATTTACAACGATATTGATACCATAAAAGAGGTATCAAGAACGGCAGCTGCTGCATTTTCTCCTTTTATATGTTCGGCATCGGCTAATTTATTTGGTGCTGATAGCTTTTCAGATTTAGGTTATTACTCTGATTTATTTAATCAGTTTGAACAGCCAGAATATATAAAATGGCAAAGTTTTAGAAAAATGGAAGAAGCGCGCTTTATGGGCTTTACATTGCCTCATGTATTAGTCAGGCCGCCTTATGTTAATGATGGCAAACGCCATCAAGATTTTTACTTCAAAGAACAAATAAAAAATCCAGAAACAGATATGTTGTGGGGCAGTGCAGCGTATCAATTCGTATCAACAATAATTAGAGCTTACTGCGATAGCGGTTGGTTTGGTCATATTCGTGGTATAGAGCCAGGTAAAGTCTCTAAGGGATTAGTAACAGGACTTGCTCGTGATAGCTTTGCAAACGATACCTATCAAAAAGAGGCAAAGCCGCCACTTGATTTATTAGTAACCAGTAAGTTTGAAAAGCAATTTTCTGAGCTCGGTTTTATCCCAGCTTCTTCGGTTACAAATACGGAACATATTGTTTTTTACAGTAATGCATCGGTTCAAAAAACAAAAAATTACGACTCAAGTGCTGCCAATATCAATGCGCGCTTATCGTCTATGTTGCAATACATTTTGTGTGTATCGCGCTTTGCGCACTATTTAAAATTATTAGCCCGAGATCGTGTCGGTTCTTATAGCACAGCACAGGCCTGTGAGAGAGATTTACAGGCGTGGATTAATAACTACACAACCGCGTCAGACTCCGCGTCTGAGCATATTAGAAGCAAATATCCACTGAGTAATGCAAAAATAAAAGTAAGTGAAAATAAAGCAAACCCGGGGCATTACTTTTCGGTTTTGCAGTTACAGCCCCACTTTCAGTTAGACCAAATGGTCTCGAGTATTAAGTTAATAACAGAGCTCAGTCCTCATCATAAAATAAAGGAATAG
- a CDS encoding type VI secretion system accessory protein TagJ — MKKIHSLIREGKLADALLCCATELQDEPLNFDIRSIYSELLCINGELEKADKQLDFMVQKNPEFAVGAVNLRHLIRAQQSRVDFYQGKGIPKLFHEANELDTLFLKMHVALLEGETSEAASLAQQMEALRLESVEDEQSAIRDLDDSLSPYLEVLGTNGEFYLANFNEIETLKVEPVTSLLEGIWLRVEITIKDGPSGTAHLPLVYANSNTDLEKLGQVSDWEELQDEFIVGKGMKMLFVNDEAITVPNLKINALETAE; from the coding sequence ATGAAAAAAATACACAGTTTAATTCGCGAGGGAAAACTTGCTGATGCTTTATTATGCTGCGCTACCGAGTTGCAAGATGAGCCTTTAAATTTTGACATTAGAAGTATTTATTCTGAATTACTTTGCATTAATGGCGAGCTTGAAAAAGCAGATAAACAACTCGACTTTATGGTGCAAAAGAACCCAGAGTTTGCTGTAGGTGCAGTTAACCTTAGACATTTAATTCGTGCCCAGCAATCGCGCGTAGATTTTTATCAAGGTAAGGGGATTCCTAAACTTTTTCATGAAGCCAATGAGCTAGATACCTTGTTTTTAAAAATGCATGTTGCTTTGCTTGAAGGTGAAACATCTGAAGCAGCCAGTCTTGCACAACAAATGGAAGCGCTTCGCTTGGAGAGTGTTGAAGACGAGCAATCAGCAATTAGAGATTTAGATGATAGCTTAAGTCCTTATTTAGAAGTGCTAGGCACGAATGGCGAGTTTTACCTGGCTAACTTTAATGAAATTGAAACATTAAAAGTAGAACCTGTAACGTCATTATTAGAGGGTATTTGGTTACGCGTTGAAATTACTATTAAAGACGGCCCATCGGGCACCGCTCACTTGCCACTGGTTTACGCAAACTCAAATACAGATCTAGAAAAGCTAGGCCAAGTATCTGATTGGGAAGAACTTCAAGACGAATTTATTGTAGGCAAAGGAATGAAAATGTTGTTTGTTAACGATGAAGCCATCACTGTTCCAAATCTTAAAATAAACGCCCTAGAAACAGCTGAGTAA
- the tssE gene encoding type VI secretion system baseplate subunit TssE, with product MIEHKQQLQASILDRLIDDEPDFQDAPSRTEGISISELRKNVRRDIEALLNARIQWHTWPAQYAELATSCLSYGLPDFSSMSVSSHEGRALLCETVRNTILKFEPRFIEVEVFTDDEVPVNRVLNLRINALLYADPEPEFISFDSEVEPVNLGMKIIEASL from the coding sequence ATGATAGAGCATAAGCAGCAGCTTCAAGCATCCATTTTAGATAGGCTCATTGACGATGAGCCAGACTTTCAGGATGCCCCATCTCGTACTGAGGGGATCAGCATTAGTGAGCTGAGAAAAAATGTGCGCAGAGACATAGAAGCGCTGCTAAATGCGCGAATTCAATGGCACACGTGGCCAGCACAATATGCAGAGTTAGCAACATCCTGCTTATCGTATGGTTTACCTGACTTTTCGAGTATGTCGGTGAGCTCTCACGAAGGGCGGGCACTGCTATGTGAAACCGTTAGAAATACAATTTTGAAATTTGAGCCTCGGTTCATTGAAGTTGAGGTATTTACTGACGATGAAGTACCCGTAAATAGAGTATTAAACTTGCGAATAAACGCTTTACTATATGCAGATCCAGAGCCTGAGTTTATTAGCTTTGACTCTGAAGTTGAGCCTGTGAACTTAGGGATGAAGATTATAGAGGCTTCTTTATGA
- the tssF gene encoding type VI secretion system baseplate subunit TssF, producing the protein MNDELLKYYNRELAFVRHMGKDFSEKYPKVAGRLKLSDDHIEDPHVSRLIESFAFLTANIRQKLDDSFPELTDALLGQMLPDYQAPIPSMSVVKLEAENLSTTGVVIPRASEVETNVESMKQCKFQTCYETYLWPVEITSAQFDNSPFVAPKPRWHEKAKSIFKLELTGEYPGVSLAETGLEKLRLFINGQWHHTLKVYELLFKHAIGIAFDNGDEGIKYLSKTQLKAVGFDANEAVVPYSQRSSSGYRLLVENFTFPEKFRFFELENIHSSLPKNSNKCTVYIYLDAESSELEKQVDKDMFLMGCTPIINMFEQELEPIRPELSEYEYQLTPRYMDSEISEVIGISEVIAFDHKGNKQIVCPFYGQTHPRYQGHDDLFWHIRRETASWAGGYVESGTESFLSLVDARFENSAMDYAEGNTVLTVRANCSNRNLPASMPFGDDELGLLMPERGDVIKKIRCLIPFTHAVRPILADATRWQLVNHLTLDAFSGDDACNKLKEVLRLYDFRASPQTKGLIDNIYRVVVEPATARVVQKGRVSFATGSEIEITFANDDFSGSGMFFFASILDHFFAQFAAINSFTRVSLRLKEQEQVYYQWPARVGESPLI; encoded by the coding sequence ATGAACGATGAATTATTAAAATATTACAATCGTGAATTGGCGTTTGTTCGTCATATGGGTAAAGACTTCTCTGAAAAATACCCTAAAGTTGCAGGGCGATTAAAGCTAAGCGATGATCATATTGAAGACCCTCATGTATCTAGATTAATTGAATCGTTCGCATTTTTAACGGCTAATATTAGGCAAAAGTTAGATGATAGCTTTCCTGAGCTTACTGATGCTTTATTAGGGCAAATGTTACCTGACTATCAAGCGCCTATTCCTTCAATGTCGGTGGTTAAATTAGAGGCTGAAAACCTCTCAACCACGGGAGTAGTGATTCCAAGAGCGAGTGAAGTTGAAACAAATGTTGAGTCAATGAAGCAATGTAAGTTTCAAACCTGTTATGAAACTTACTTATGGCCTGTTGAAATTACCAGTGCGCAATTTGATAACAGTCCTTTTGTGGCACCAAAACCACGTTGGCATGAGAAAGCAAAGTCAATTTTCAAACTTGAGCTAACCGGTGAATACCCGGGTGTATCACTGGCTGAAACTGGGTTGGAAAAATTACGATTATTTATAAATGGCCAATGGCATCATACGCTTAAAGTGTATGAATTATTGTTTAAGCACGCTATTGGCATTGCTTTTGATAATGGTGATGAGGGAATAAAGTACCTTTCTAAAACTCAACTTAAAGCGGTTGGCTTTGATGCAAATGAAGCGGTTGTACCGTATTCGCAGCGATCAAGTTCCGGCTATCGCTTACTCGTCGAAAACTTTACCTTTCCTGAAAAGTTTCGTTTTTTTGAACTTGAAAATATTCACTCATCGTTGCCTAAAAATTCTAATAAATGCACAGTGTATATTTATCTTGATGCGGAATCTTCAGAGCTCGAAAAGCAAGTAGACAAAGACATGTTTTTGATGGGGTGTACGCCCATAATTAATATGTTTGAACAAGAATTAGAACCTATTCGCCCTGAACTGAGCGAATACGAATACCAATTAACGCCGCGTTATATGGACTCTGAGATTTCAGAAGTAATTGGTATTTCAGAAGTAATTGCCTTTGATCATAAGGGAAATAAACAAATAGTTTGTCCGTTTTATGGACAAACCCATCCACGATACCAAGGCCATGATGATTTGTTTTGGCATATCCGCAGAGAAACTGCCTCATGGGCAGGGGGTTATGTTGAGTCAGGCACCGAATCGTTTCTATCATTGGTAGATGCACGATTTGAAAATAGCGCTATGGATTATGCTGAAGGGAACACGGTCCTAACCGTACGTGCTAATTGCAGTAATCGAAACCTCCCTGCAAGCATGCCTTTTGGAGACGATGAGCTAGGCTTATTAATGCCAGAGCGCGGCGATGTAATTAAAAAAATTAGGTGTTTAATTCCATTTACTCATGCAGTTAGACCGATATTAGCCGATGCAACTCGTTGGCAATTAGTTAATCATTTAACGCTCGACGCGTTTAGTGGAGATGATGCATGTAATAAGCTTAAAGAAGTGCTACGCCTTTATGATTTTAGAGCATCTCCGCAAACAAAAGGCCTTATTGATAATATTTACCGTGTGGTTGTAGAACCCGCAACGGCTCGTGTTGTGCAAAAAGGGCGAGTAAGCTTTGCAACGGGAAGTGAAATTGAAATTACCTTCGCCAATGATGACTTCTCAGGTAGTGGCATGTTTTTCTTTGCCTCTATCCTCGATCATTTCTTTGCGCAATTTGCAGCAATTAATAGCTTTACTCGCGTTAGTTTAAGGCTAAAAGAACAAGAGCAAGTGTATTACCAATGGCCTGCGCGAGTTGGGGAAAGCCCGTTAATATGA
- the tssG gene encoding type VI secretion system baseplate subunit TssG produces the protein MIQHIISQASQVDFYKAVFIIENQLKKHGLEYRYVGYDSSPKQELIKFTATQKFGYPGNAITKLEQASFEDGLHKVNMQISFMGLTGCSGALPQFYSELVMQRLRYKDTTMRDFYDMFNHRLVSLYYRAWKKYKPSLNHVNKDKNKDPYTQILGLLSGGYDEHQLHFSGLYSRKIRNAFDLKSVLSSYLGCDVVIKQMIGKWHDLKPQEQTCLASERLYEGQHARLGVDTVIGKKIWDISSNIEIHISTRDFDKAKSLLPKGKLFELAKKIVKDYAGNAISFRLVIESDFQQLDAVQLSKSECQLGANSFLMASKNTPKFNPTKLSFKG, from the coding sequence ATGATCCAACATATTATTTCTCAAGCGTCACAAGTTGACTTTTATAAAGCAGTTTTCATTATTGAAAACCAGCTGAAAAAGCATGGCTTGGAGTATCGCTACGTAGGGTATGACAGTAGTCCAAAGCAAGAGTTAATTAAGTTTACCGCAACTCAAAAATTTGGTTACCCAGGTAACGCTATCACAAAATTAGAACAAGCAAGCTTTGAAGATGGCTTACATAAAGTCAACATGCAGATCTCTTTTATGGGATTAACGGGTTGTTCGGGCGCTTTGCCTCAATTTTATAGCGAACTGGTGATGCAGCGTCTTCGCTATAAAGATACAACTATGCGCGACTTTTACGACATGTTTAATCACCGTTTGGTGTCTTTATATTATCGAGCGTGGAAAAAATATAAACCGTCTTTAAATCATGTAAATAAAGATAAAAACAAAGACCCATACACGCAAATATTAGGGCTTTTAAGCGGCGGTTATGATGAACATCAGTTGCACTTTTCAGGCCTTTATAGCCGAAAAATTCGCAATGCTTTTGACTTAAAAAGTGTACTGAGCTCATATCTTGGCTGTGATGTTGTCATTAAACAAATGATAGGTAAGTGGCACGATTTGAAGCCACAAGAGCAAACATGTTTAGCAAGTGAACGCCTTTATGAGGGACAACATGCCCGCTTAGGTGTTGATACGGTAATTGGTAAAAAGATATGGGATATTTCTTCTAATATCGAGATCCATATCAGTACCCGCGATTTTGATAAAGCAAAATCCTTGTTACCTAAAGGCAAGTTATTTGAATTAGCTAAAAAAATTGTCAAAGACTATGCCGGCAATGCTATTTCATTTCGACTTGTTATTGAGTCAGATTTTCAACAACTTGATGCGGTGCAGCTGTCAAAAAGTGAATGCCAACTAGGCGCAAATAGCTTTTTAATGGCGAGTAAAAACACCCCTAAATTTAACCCTACTAAGTTATCGTTTAAAGGATAA
- the tssH gene encoding type VI secretion system ATPase TssH has product MSTMTLNKLVEKLSPDCRKSLEAAVAICNSRSHFTVELEHWLLAMIEQQLDDVRLIFGAFDIDIDQVKQDLNQSLESFKTGSDSSPSLSVHVTTLLRQSWLSTSIEFTDEQIRSAYVIYTLTKDDTLSSLVTRCSKLFNNIEPGQLLHAWPEIVAQSQERNTTTASATTPANGSSKTPSLDQFTVDLTAQAKAGKIDPILGRDFEIRQMVDILTRRRQNNPILTGEAGVGKTAVVEGLALRIAQKDVPAVLQNVKLHSLDLALLQAGAGMKGEFENRLKSLINEVKNAVDPVILFIDEAHTMIGSGGQAGQNDAANLLKPALARGELRTIAATTWAEYKKFFEKDAALTRRFQVVKVEEPTPEKAVAMLRGLVPVMEKHHKVFISEQALESAVHLSHRYITARQLPDKAVALLDTACARVAMSQASTPNAIEQLINRLSEIEAQVLMLNREQKTGLDHSEQLSTLKSELVEIEQQLEPLNEQFNVEKDIVAELNQALESINTNDADSSAEVLEQLKESKFKLASYEHNMVHWQVDEELIAQVISDWTGIPVGKMHEDEIHGILNLAEQMKQRVVGQDHALELMAKVVQTSRAQLADESRPNGIFMLAGPSGVGKTETALSLAQEVYGSEDNVTVINMSEFKEEHKVSLLLGSPPGYVGYGEGGILTEAVRRKPYSVVLLDEMEKAHPGVQDIFYQVFDKGTIKDGEGRDIDFKNTIIIMTSNVGTDTTMSLFEDEESKPSIKGLLKALQDDLLGAFKPAFLGRINVIPYIPLSDEILTQIAALQISKIIKRVKKHYDAQLTYNDDVIEHIIANCQNAGSGARNIHTILQNKVLPLLSEILLSSMVDGEKVTSISLLIKDNEFDIELTKVNLK; this is encoded by the coding sequence ATGTCAACGATGACATTAAACAAATTAGTTGAGAAACTAAGCCCAGATTGTAGAAAGAGCTTAGAAGCAGCGGTCGCAATTTGTAATAGCCGCAGCCATTTTACGGTTGAATTAGAGCATTGGCTGTTAGCTATGATTGAGCAGCAACTAGACGATGTTAGACTCATATTCGGTGCTTTCGATATTGATATTGATCAGGTAAAGCAAGATTTAAATCAATCATTAGAGTCATTTAAAACGGGCAGTGATTCGTCGCCTAGTCTGTCGGTACATGTTACTACTTTACTTAGACAATCATGGTTAAGCACCAGTATAGAATTTACTGATGAGCAAATTCGAAGTGCTTACGTTATTTATACGCTTACAAAAGACGATACCTTGTCTAGTTTAGTAACGCGTTGTAGCAAGCTTTTCAATAATATAGAACCTGGACAACTACTACATGCATGGCCTGAAATTGTTGCCCAATCGCAAGAACGTAATACCACCACTGCAAGTGCTACAACACCTGCAAATGGTTCATCTAAAACACCAAGCTTAGATCAATTTACCGTCGATTTAACCGCACAAGCAAAAGCAGGAAAAATAGACCCAATTTTAGGTCGTGATTTCGAAATACGTCAGATGGTAGATATTTTAACTAGACGTCGTCAAAACAATCCAATATTAACGGGTGAAGCGGGTGTAGGTAAAACCGCTGTGGTTGAAGGACTTGCCCTAAGAATCGCTCAAAAAGATGTACCTGCAGTATTACAAAACGTTAAGTTGCACAGCCTAGATTTGGCTTTGCTGCAAGCGGGTGCGGGCATGAAAGGTGAATTTGAAAATCGTTTAAAGTCGCTAATTAATGAAGTGAAAAACGCTGTTGATCCTGTGATTCTTTTCATAGATGAAGCTCACACTATGATTGGTAGTGGCGGACAAGCAGGTCAAAATGATGCTGCTAACTTACTTAAGCCTGCTCTAGCAAGAGGGGAGTTACGCACTATTGCAGCAACAACGTGGGCTGAATATAAAAAGTTTTTTGAAAAAGATGCTGCACTAACACGTCGCTTCCAAGTGGTTAAAGTTGAAGAGCCAACACCAGAAAAAGCGGTTGCTATGCTACGTGGTTTAGTTCCTGTGATGGAAAAACATCATAAAGTGTTTATTTCAGAGCAAGCACTTGAAAGTGCAGTGCATCTATCGCACAGATACATTACTGCCAGACAATTACCCGATAAAGCCGTTGCATTGTTAGATACGGCATGTGCTCGTGTTGCTATGAGTCAAGCATCGACACCTAATGCGATTGAGCAGTTAATTAACAGGCTTAGTGAAATTGAAGCGCAAGTTTTAATGCTAAATCGTGAGCAAAAAACTGGTTTAGATCACAGTGAACAATTATCAACGCTTAAATCTGAACTAGTTGAGATTGAACAGCAACTGGAACCATTAAATGAGCAGTTCAATGTTGAGAAGGATATAGTTGCCGAGTTAAACCAAGCGCTAGAATCGATTAACACCAACGATGCTGACTCTTCTGCTGAAGTACTTGAGCAGTTAAAAGAAAGCAAGTTTAAGTTAGCCTCGTATGAGCATAATATGGTGCATTGGCAAGTTGATGAAGAGTTGATTGCACAGGTTATTTCTGATTGGACTGGTATTCCTGTTGGTAAAATGCATGAAGATGAAATTCATGGCATTTTAAATTTAGCTGAGCAAATGAAACAACGTGTAGTTGGCCAAGATCATGCGCTTGAACTTATGGCTAAAGTGGTACAAACCTCACGTGCGCAGCTAGCAGACGAGAGTCGCCCTAATGGTATATTTATGCTGGCAGGCCCAAGCGGTGTTGGTAAAACAGAGACCGCGCTTTCACTTGCACAAGAAGTGTATGGCAGTGAAGATAACGTAACAGTTATTAACATGTCTGAGTTTAAAGAAGAGCATAAAGTGTCATTACTTCTTGGCTCACCTCCGGGTTATGTTGGTTATGGCGAAGGCGGTATTTTAACCGAAGCAGTAAGAAGAAAACCATACAGTGTGGTGCTACTTGATGAAATGGAAAAAGCCCATCCAGGCGTGCAAGATATTTTCTATCAAGTATTCGATAAAGGTACGATTAAGGACGGTGAAGGCCGAGACATCGACTTTAAAAATACCATCATTATTATGACCTCAAATGTGGGTACTGATACCACAATGAGTTTATTTGAAGATGAAGAAAGTAAGCCGAGTATTAAAGGTTTATTAAAAGCATTACAAGATGATTTATTAGGCGCATTTAAACCCGCATTTTTAGGGCGCATTAATGTTATTCCTTATATTCCGTTAAGTGATGAAATTCTGACCCAAATTGCAGCGCTGCAAATTAGCAAAATTATTAAGCGTGTTAAAAAGCATTATGATGCGCAATTAACGTATAACGATGACGTGATTGAGCACATTATTGCTAATTGTCAAAATGCCGGTTCGGGTGCAAGAAATATTCACACCATATTACAGAATAAAGTACTACCACTATTGTCTGAAATTTTGCTTTCGAGCATGGTTGATGGTGAAAAAGTGACATCTATCTCATTGTTAATTAAGGATAATGAGTTTGATATTGAGCTAACTAAAGTTAATTTAAAATAA
- a CDS encoding Hcp family type VI secretion system effector encodes MQANTYLKYGSIKGETTAESFKDLITVLSLDWNVSREISSATGTAMDRESSSTRLGDVTITKLQDKASPDLFKEATIGKGLPAVFHITKQGDKVEEIMKIELTDAMISSYSVSVQNDRPIETITISYTEMMMTVTPTDDQNNITAPLVYGYSGVKGQQM; translated from the coding sequence ATGCAAGCAAATACATATTTAAAATACGGTTCAATCAAAGGCGAAACTACTGCCGAGTCTTTCAAAGATTTAATTACAGTTTTATCTTTAGATTGGAACGTTAGCCGTGAAATTAGCTCAGCGACTGGTACAGCGATGGATCGTGAATCTAGCTCTACTCGTTTAGGCGACGTGACTATTACTAAGCTTCAAGATAAAGCATCTCCGGATCTTTTCAAAGAAGCAACTATTGGTAAAGGTCTACCTGCTGTTTTTCATATCACTAAACAAGGTGATAAAGTTGAAGAAATCATGAAAATCGAACTTACAGATGCCATGATCTCTAGCTACTCAGTATCTGTTCAAAACGACCGTCCAATTGAAACAATCACTATCAGCTACACTGAAATGATGATGACTGTTACACCTACTGACGATCAAAACAACATCACTGCACCACTAGTATATGGTTACAGCGGTGTTAAAGGTCAACAAATGTAA